From Salvelinus sp. IW2-2015 linkage group LG33, ASM291031v2, whole genome shotgun sequence, one genomic window encodes:
- the LOC111957553 gene encoding E3 ubiquitin-protein ligase CHFR, with protein sequence MEKKXGRSQAWGKLVKVDTQSEVLLVNRECTVGRRKGCDLSFPANKLVSGDHCKIVQDKSSGLVWLEDTSTNGTVINMSKLVKKQIHMLQNGDVIYFVYRKNEPEQNIAYMYQSIKPERTFSQDTIGGATRCSVMQQKAQTCPVTAAVCVSVEPFLVGLSREQQAVDEPQPSTSSHLLHTVSSSTACSSAASLLHSSALGRFSIWPVCCASFHPSAAAEGKAGQHNTNLICSTDTRQTEAQNRVTMLYKEEEGDMEPERKRRKTDSADKDYDFGLPHTSSIAVVGPSPAKVSLIRDLLGKAAVAVTVEEAKTDKMEESLTCIICQDLLHDCVSLQPCMHTFCAACYSGWMERSSLCPTCRCPVERIRKNHILNNLVEAYFIQHPEKCRSEEDLKSMDSRNKITRDMLQPKIERSFSDEEGSSDYLFELSDNDSDTSDIGQPVVMCRQCPGYRKEVSQVLWATGPAPLGPAPPTPEDRPGKPPGAGESTLSTCSDVPTTAPQDYTCPPLGSHVICTCCLQPMPDRRAELIGQQLSAQQCVACLRPFCHMYWGCQRIGCQGCLARFSELNLTDKCLDGVLNSNNYESEILQSYLSARGMSWRDMLQEGLQGLQQGTFYLSDYRINSNAILCFCCGLRAFGELAYKYRQNIPASALPAVVTSRPDCYWGRNCRTQVKAHHATKFNHICEQTRFKS encoded by the exons ATGGAGAAGAAGCRTGGAAGGAGTCAAGCATGGGGGAAGTTAGTAAAAGTGGACACTCAATCTGAAGTATTGCTTGTCAACAGGGAATGCACTGTCGGGCGAAGAAAAG GCTGTGATCTTTCCTTTCCTGCTAACAAACTGGTCTCAGGGGATCACTGTAAGATAGTGCAAGATAAGAGCTCAGGGTTGGTGTGGCTAGAGGACACAAG CACCAATGGTACAGTGATTAACATGTCTAAGCTGGTGAAGAAGCAGATTCATATGCTGCAGAATGGAGACGTCATCTACTTTGTATACAGGAAAAACGAACCAGAGCAAA ACATTGCCTACATGTATCAGTCCATAAAACCAGAGAGGACATTCTCACAAGACACAATTG GTGGTGCCACCAGATGCTCAGTAATGCAGCAGAAAGCCCAGACCTGCCCTGTTACAGCagcagtatgtgtgtctgtggagCCATTCCTTGTTGGACTTTCACGGGAGCAGCAGGCCGTGGACGAACCCcagccctccacctcctcccacctcctccacaCAGTCTCCTCCTCTACAGCCTGTTCCTCTGCAGCCTCCCTCCTGCACTCCTCTGCCTTAGGTAGGTTTTCCATCTGGCCTG TCTGTTGTGCATCCTTTCACCCTTCTGCTGCTGCTGAAGGCAAGGCTGGGCAGCACAACACTAACCTCATCTGCTCAACAGACACACGACAGACTGAAGCCCAGAACCGAGTCACAATGTTGtataaggaggaggagggggacatggagccagagagaaaaaggaggaaaACTGACAGTGCTG ACAAGGACTATGATTTTGGACTGCCACATACTTCCAGTATTGCGGTGGTCGGCCCCAGCCCAGCTAAGGTTTCTCTTATCAGGGATCTGTTGGGAAAAGCTGCTGTGGCTGTGACTGTGGAAGAAGCCAAGACTGACAAGATGGAGGAGTCCCTCACCTGTATCATCTGTCAGGACCTACTTCATGACTGTGTCAG CCTGCAGCCCTGTATGCACACCTTCTGTGCTGCATGTTACTCTGGCTGGATGGAGCGCTCGtctctctgccccacctgccgTTGCCCTGTAGAGAGGATCCGCAAGAACCACATCCTCAACAACCTGGTGGAGGCCTACTTTATCCAACACCCAG AGAAGTGTCGCAGTGAGGAGGACCTGAAGAGCATGGACAGCCGGAACAAGATAACTCGGGACATGCTGCAGCCAAAGATTGAGCGTTCCTTCTCTGATGAAGAGGGCAGCTCTGATTATCTCTTTGAGCTCTCCGACAACGACAGTGACACCTCCGATATCGG CCAGCCCGTTGTGATGTGCAGACAGTGTCCAGGCTACAGGAAGGAGGTCAGCCAGGTACTGTgggccacagg ACCAGCCCCTCTAGGACCAGCTCCACCAACTCCTGAGGACAGGCCAGGGAAACCCCCTGGGGCTGGGGAATCAACATTATCAACATGCTCTGATGTCCCCACTACAG CTCCTCAGGATTACACCTGTCCTCCTCTGGGCAGCCATGTCATCTGCACCTGCTGCCTGCAGCCCATGCCAGACCGCCGCGCCGAGCTCATTGGCCAGCAACTCTCCGCTCAGCAAT GTGTGGCGTGCCTGCGGCCCTTCTGTCACATGTACTGGGGCTGCCAGAGGATCGGCTGTCAGGGCTGCCTCGCACGTTTCAGTG AACTCAACCTTACAGACAAATGCCTGGACGGTGTTCTGAACAGCAATAACTATGAATCAGAGATCCTCCAG AGTTACTTGTCAGCCAGAGGGATGTCGTGGAGGGACATGCTACAGGAGGGTCTTCAGGGCCTGCAACAGGGAACCTTCTATCTGTCTG ATTATCGCATCAACAGTAACGCCATACTCTGTTTCTGCTGTGGCCTGCGAGCCTTCGGGGAGCTGGCCTACAAATACAGACAGAACATCCCTGCCTCGGCGCTTCCTG CTGTTGTGACGTCTCGGCCAGACTGTTATTGGGGACGCAACTGCCGTACTCAAGTCAAGGCACACCATGCCAC GAAATTCAACCACATATGTGAGCAGACCCGTTTCAAGAGCTGA